A window of Streptomyces sp. SAI-127 contains these coding sequences:
- a CDS encoding GNAT family protein: MYAISLGDDGAELRPLEPWHAEEFLANLERGREFIGQFIPFGSQAVDVASARETLQRYARMRADDTGGYHGIWLDGKLVGGVLTLNFDAEQGNCEVGCWLEPAATGRGLITRAMRILIDWVVEERGVHRVEWVAASGNTASINVARRLGMTRDGVRRQAHPYRGVRHDLEVWSILAPEWREARASAARNDH, translated from the coding sequence ATGTACGCGATATCCCTGGGTGACGACGGGGCCGAACTGCGGCCCCTGGAGCCGTGGCACGCGGAGGAGTTCCTGGCCAACCTGGAGCGGGGCCGGGAGTTCATCGGGCAGTTCATCCCCTTCGGCTCCCAGGCCGTCGACGTGGCCTCCGCGCGCGAGACACTCCAGCGGTACGCCCGGATGCGCGCCGACGACACCGGCGGCTACCACGGCATCTGGCTCGACGGAAAACTCGTCGGCGGAGTGCTCACCCTCAACTTCGATGCCGAACAGGGAAACTGCGAGGTCGGCTGCTGGCTGGAGCCCGCCGCGACCGGCCGCGGACTGATCACCCGGGCCATGCGGATACTGATCGACTGGGTGGTCGAGGAGCGCGGTGTCCACCGGGTCGAGTGGGTGGCCGCGTCGGGAAACACGGCCAGCATCAACGTCGCCCGGCGCCTGGGAATGACCCGCGACGGAGTCCGCCGTCAGGCCCACCCCTATCGTGGCGTACGGCACGACCTCGAGGTGTGGTCGATTCTCGCCCCCGAGTGGCGTGAAGCACGCGCGAGTGCAGCCCGGAACGATCATTAA
- a CDS encoding MMPL family transporter — MAALARWCVRRRLVVVLLWLLALGGVSTAAAVTGSAYSNDYEVPGTESGRATQLLQDGFPHLGGDSDTVVWHLTSGSVRDADVEQTMTATLDKIADLPGVAAVVSPYDDAGAGRVSADGHTAYATVTFADSAEDIDASEAKAVVDTAKDAEADGLQVELGGSAVALTESSGGHVAEIVGVLVAAVVLFLAFGSLAASLLPIASALVGVGTAYAGIGLLGHAMTVADFAPMLGMLIGLGVGIDYALFIVTRHRRGLKRGLGVAESIENAVTTTGRAVVFAGATVCIALLGMLILRLGFLNGVAIAASLTVVLTVAASVTLLPALLSLIGMRALSRRERRRLAEHGPEPELPTGFAHRWSAFVERHPKLLGAVALLVITVLALPTLGLRLGTSDQGNDPRSATTRQAYDLLADGFGPGVNGPLTLVTRVDGAEDKLLLDNLDATIRTTEGIASTTPVTYDTGGDLAYFTIVPESAPQSQQTSELVDRLRTEVLPRAETGTSLDIHVGGMTASYDDFADVIVGKLPLFVGVVIGLGCLLLLLAFRSVGIPLKAAAMNVAAVAASFGVVVAIFQWGWGSELLGLGRAGPIEPFLPVIMVSVLFGLSMDYQVFLVSRMYEEWLETGDNRRAVRVGLAETSRVINSAAVIMISVFLAFVLSGDRVIAMFGIALAVAVALDAFVLRTLLVPALMHLLGGANWWLPGWLDRRMPRISIEPPECRAAHERLTDVVEQDVVEQMKRERDEDVRDIPG, encoded by the coding sequence GTGGCAGCCCTTGCGCGCTGGTGTGTACGACGACGTCTGGTCGTCGTTCTCCTGTGGCTCCTCGCCCTCGGCGGGGTGAGCACGGCCGCCGCCGTCACCGGCTCCGCCTACTCGAACGACTACGAGGTCCCCGGCACCGAGTCCGGCCGCGCCACCCAGCTGCTCCAGGACGGCTTCCCGCACCTCGGAGGCGACAGCGACACGGTCGTCTGGCACCTCACGTCCGGCTCGGTCCGGGACGCCGACGTCGAACAGACGATGACCGCGACCCTGGACAAGATCGCGGACCTGCCCGGCGTGGCCGCCGTCGTCAGCCCGTACGACGACGCGGGCGCCGGCCGGGTCAGCGCCGACGGACACACCGCGTACGCCACCGTCACCTTCGCCGACTCCGCCGAGGACATCGACGCCTCCGAGGCGAAGGCCGTGGTGGACACCGCCAAGGACGCCGAGGCCGACGGGCTCCAGGTGGAGCTGGGCGGCAGCGCCGTCGCCCTCACCGAGTCCTCCGGCGGGCATGTCGCCGAGATCGTCGGGGTGCTCGTCGCCGCTGTCGTGCTGTTCCTGGCCTTCGGCTCGCTCGCCGCCTCGCTGCTGCCCATCGCCAGCGCCCTGGTCGGTGTGGGAACCGCGTACGCCGGGATCGGGCTGCTCGGGCATGCCATGACCGTCGCCGACTTCGCGCCCATGCTCGGCATGCTGATCGGGCTCGGCGTCGGCATCGACTACGCGCTCTTCATCGTCACCAGACACCGGCGCGGCCTCAAACGCGGGCTGGGCGTCGCCGAGTCCATCGAGAACGCCGTCACCACCACCGGGCGCGCGGTCGTCTTCGCGGGTGCCACGGTTTGCATCGCCCTGCTGGGGATGCTGATCCTCCGGCTCGGCTTCCTCAACGGCGTCGCGATAGCCGCCTCCCTGACCGTCGTCCTGACGGTCGCCGCCTCCGTGACCCTGCTGCCGGCCCTGCTCTCCCTCATCGGCATGCGCGCCCTGAGCCGGCGAGAGCGGCGCCGCCTCGCCGAGCACGGGCCCGAGCCGGAACTGCCGACCGGGTTCGCCCACCGCTGGTCCGCGTTCGTGGAACGGCACCCCAAGCTGCTCGGCGCCGTCGCCCTGCTGGTCATCACCGTCCTCGCCCTGCCCACCCTGGGCCTGCGCCTCGGCACCTCCGACCAGGGCAACGACCCACGGTCCGCGACCACCCGGCAGGCCTACGACCTCCTCGCGGACGGCTTCGGCCCGGGCGTCAACGGCCCGCTCACGCTGGTGACTCGTGTAGACGGAGCCGAGGACAAGCTCCTCCTCGACAACCTCGACGCCACCATCCGCACCACCGAGGGCATCGCCTCCACCACCCCGGTGACCTACGACACCGGCGGCGACCTCGCCTACTTCACGATCGTCCCCGAGTCCGCCCCGCAGTCCCAGCAGACCAGCGAGCTCGTGGACCGGCTGCGCACCGAGGTGCTGCCGCGCGCGGAGACCGGCACGTCACTCGACATCCACGTCGGCGGGATGACGGCGTCCTACGACGACTTCGCGGACGTCATCGTCGGCAAGCTGCCCCTGTTCGTCGGTGTGGTCATCGGCCTGGGCTGTCTGCTGCTCCTGCTCGCGTTCCGTTCCGTCGGCATCCCGCTCAAGGCGGCCGCGATGAACGTGGCCGCCGTCGCCGCCTCCTTCGGAGTGGTCGTGGCGATCTTCCAGTGGGGCTGGGGGAGCGAGCTGCTCGGCCTCGGCCGGGCGGGCCCGATCGAGCCCTTCCTGCCCGTGATCATGGTGTCCGTGCTCTTCGGGCTCTCCATGGACTACCAGGTCTTCCTGGTCAGCCGGATGTACGAGGAGTGGCTGGAGACCGGCGACAACCGGCGGGCCGTCCGCGTCGGCCTCGCCGAGACCAGCCGGGTGATCAACTCCGCCGCGGTCATCATGATCTCCGTCTTCCTCGCCTTCGTCCTTAGCGGCGACCGCGTGATCGCCATGTTCGGCATCGCCCTCGCCGTCGCCGTCGCCCTCGACGCCTTCGTCCTTCGCACCCTCCTCGTCCCCGCCCTCATGCACCTGCTCGGCGGCGCCAACTGGTGGCTGCCGGGCTGGCTGGACCGCCGGATGCCCCGCATCAGCATCGAACCTCCCGAGTGCCGCGCCGCGCATGAGAGGCTCACCGATGTCGTGGAGCAGGACGTCGTGGAGCAGATGAAGAGGGAGCGGGACGAGGATGTACGCGATATCCCTGGGTGA
- a CDS encoding methyltransferase domain-containing protein, translating into MPDDITPSVTGPSNEDLTRRLTQARYPRSNSYDVRWVIENQMGPNALWLLEWLAPALGLDTLRPCARVLDLGCGRAMTSVFLAREYDVQVTAADLWVRPDENAKRIAEAGFADRVLPVHTEAHDLPFAEGSFDAIVSIDAYQYFGTNDLYLPTLTRLLKPGGRIGVVVPAVREEIEGVEPPAHLEQWWQPDFWCFHSADWWRRHWTRSGAVEVETADWQPDGWKDWLLWCDVIAEESPEEFHRTMARDVGEMVRADQGRSLGFVRLVGRRK; encoded by the coding sequence ATGCCAGACGACATCACCCCGTCCGTCACGGGGCCCTCGAATGAGGACCTCACCCGGCGGCTGACCCAGGCCCGCTACCCGCGCAGCAACAGCTACGACGTCCGCTGGGTCATCGAGAACCAGATGGGCCCGAACGCGCTGTGGCTGCTGGAGTGGCTCGCGCCCGCCCTGGGCCTGGACACCCTGCGGCCCTGCGCCCGCGTGCTCGACCTGGGCTGCGGCCGGGCGATGACCTCGGTCTTCCTCGCCAGGGAGTACGACGTCCAGGTCACCGCGGCCGACCTGTGGGTCAGGCCCGACGAGAACGCGAAGCGCATCGCCGAGGCCGGCTTCGCCGACCGGGTGCTGCCCGTGCACACCGAGGCACACGACCTGCCCTTCGCCGAGGGCAGCTTCGATGCGATCGTGAGCATCGACGCGTACCAGTACTTCGGCACCAACGACCTCTATCTGCCCACGCTGACCCGGTTGTTGAAGCCGGGTGGTCGGATCGGGGTCGTCGTTCCCGCGGTACGGGAGGAGATCGAGGGCGTGGAGCCACCCGCGCATCTCGAGCAGTGGTGGCAGCCCGACTTCTGGTGCTTCCACTCGGCCGACTGGTGGAGGCGGCACTGGACCCGCAGCGGGGCCGTCGAGGTCGAGACGGCCGACTGGCAGCCGGACGGCTGGAAGGACTGGCTGCTGTGGTGCGATGTGATCGCCGAGGAGAGCCCCGAGGAGTTCCACCGCACGATGGCCCGTGACGTCGGCGAGATGGTGCGGGCCGACCAGGGGCGGTCGTTGGGTTTCGTACGGCTCGTAGGACGCCGTAAGTAA
- the gatB gene encoding Asp-tRNA(Asn)/Glu-tRNA(Gln) amidotransferase subunit GatB, with the protein MTTTTDLVSYEDALASYDPVMGLEVHVELGTKTKMFCGCSTELGQDANTQTCPTCLGLPGALPVVNAIGIESAIKIGLALNCEIAEWCRFARKNYFYPDMPKNFQTSQYDEPIAFNGYLDVQLEDGETFRVEIERAHMEEDTGKSTHVGGATGRIHGASHSLLDYNRAGIPLIEIVTKPIEGAGERAPEVAKAYVRELREVIKALGVSEARMEMGQMRCDVNLSLRPNGTEKFGTRSETKNVNSLRSVERAARFEIQRHAAVLSSGGTIIQETRHFHEDTGSTTSGRVKEEAEDYRYFPEPDLVPVAPSREWVEEIRAALPELPLVRRNRLVAEWGITALDMQAILNAGALDLIVATIDAGADAASARKWWMGELARSANESGKALDELAITPEQVARVTELVSKGDLNDKLARQVIEGVLAGEGTPDEVVDKRGLKVVSDEGALGAAVDEAIAGNPGIADKIRSGKVAAAGALVGAVMKATRGQADAARVKELILEKLGVSEG; encoded by the coding sequence GTGACCACCACGACCGACCTGGTGTCGTACGAGGACGCTCTCGCGTCGTACGACCCCGTCATGGGCCTTGAGGTCCATGTCGAACTCGGCACCAAGACCAAGATGTTCTGCGGCTGTTCGACCGAGCTCGGTCAGGACGCCAACACGCAGACCTGTCCCACCTGCCTCGGCCTGCCCGGCGCGCTCCCGGTCGTCAACGCGATCGGCATCGAGTCGGCCATCAAGATCGGTCTCGCGCTGAACTGCGAGATCGCCGAGTGGTGCCGCTTCGCCCGGAAGAACTACTTCTATCCGGACATGCCGAAGAACTTCCAGACCTCCCAGTACGACGAGCCGATCGCCTTCAACGGCTACCTCGACGTCCAGCTGGAGGACGGCGAGACCTTCCGTGTGGAGATCGAGCGCGCCCACATGGAGGAGGACACCGGCAAGTCGACCCACGTGGGCGGCGCGACGGGCCGTATCCACGGCGCCTCGCACTCGCTCCTCGACTACAACCGCGCCGGCATCCCGCTCATCGAGATCGTCACCAAGCCGATCGAGGGTGCGGGTGAGCGCGCTCCCGAGGTGGCGAAGGCGTACGTCCGTGAGCTGCGCGAGGTCATCAAGGCGCTCGGTGTGTCGGAAGCCCGCATGGAGATGGGGCAGATGCGCTGCGACGTGAACCTGTCGCTGCGCCCGAACGGCACCGAGAAGTTCGGCACGCGTTCCGAGACGAAGAACGTCAACTCGCTGCGGTCCGTGGAGCGCGCGGCCCGTTTCGAGATCCAGCGGCACGCGGCCGTCCTGAGCAGTGGCGGGACGATCATCCAGGAGACCCGGCACTTCCACGAGGACACGGGGTCCACGACCTCGGGCCGCGTGAAGGAGGAGGCCGAGGACTACCGGTACTTCCCCGAGCCGGACCTCGTTCCGGTGGCCCCCTCGCGCGAGTGGGTCGAGGAGATCCGGGCGGCGCTGCCCGAGCTGCCGCTGGTCCGCCGCAACCGGCTCGTCGCCGAGTGGGGCATCACGGCCCTCGACATGCAGGCGATCCTCAACGCCGGCGCCCTGGACCTGATCGTCGCCACGATCGACGCCGGTGCCGACGCGGCCTCCGCCCGCAAGTGGTGGATGGGTGAACTCGCCCGCAGCGCCAACGAGTCCGGCAAGGCGCTGGACGAGCTGGCCATCACGCCGGAGCAGGTCGCCCGGGTCACCGAGCTCGTCTCCAAGGGTGACCTGAACGACAAGCTGGCCCGCCAGGTCATCGAAGGCGTCCTCGCGGGCGAAGGCACCCCGGACGAGGTCGTCGACAAGCGCGGTCTGAAGGTCGTCTCCGACGAGGGCGCCCTGGGTGCCGCCGTCGACGAGGCCATCGCCGGCAACCCGGGCATCGCCGACAAGATCCGCTCCGGCAAGGTCGCCGCGGCCGGCGCCCTGGTCGGCGCGGTCATGAAGGCGACCCGCGGTCAGGCCGACGCGGCTCGCGTCAAGGAGCTGATCCTGGAGAAGCTGGGCGTCAGCGAGGGCTGA
- the gatA gene encoding Asp-tRNA(Asn)/Glu-tRNA(Gln) amidotransferase subunit GatA, which produces MTDIIKLTAAETAARIASGELTAVQVTEAHLARIEAVDEKVHAFLHVDREGALAQARAVDEKRAKGEKLGPLAGVPLALKDIFTTYGIPTTVGSKILEGWIPPYDATLTKRLKAADVVILGKTNMDEFAMGSSTENSAYGPTGNPWDLTRIPGGSGGGSSAALAAHMAPLAIGTDTGGSIRQPASVTGTVGVKPTYGAVSRYGMVAFSSSLDQGGPCARTVLDAALLHEVIAGHDPLDSTSIDAPVPAVVEAARNGSVEGMRVGVVKQFRGEGYQAGVIQRFDESVALLKELGAEIVELDCPSFDLALSAYYLIAPSECSSNLARFDGLRYGLRTGDDGTHSAEEVTSLTREAGFGPEVKRRIMLGTYALSSGYYDAYYGSAQKVRTLITRDFEKAFEQVDVIVSPTTPTTAFPIGERADDPMAMYLADLCTIPTNLAGNAAMSLPCGLAPEDNLPVGLQIIAPALKDDRLYKVGAAVEAAFVERWGHPLLEEAPSL; this is translated from the coding sequence ATGACGGACATCATCAAGCTCACCGCCGCCGAGACCGCCGCGAGGATCGCTTCCGGTGAGCTCACGGCCGTGCAGGTCACCGAGGCCCACCTCGCCCGTATCGAGGCCGTCGACGAGAAGGTGCACGCCTTCCTGCACGTCGACCGCGAGGGCGCCCTCGCCCAGGCCCGTGCCGTCGACGAGAAGCGGGCCAAGGGCGAGAAGCTCGGCCCGCTCGCCGGCGTCCCGCTCGCGCTGAAGGACATCTTCACCACCTATGGCATCCCGACGACCGTCGGTTCGAAGATCCTCGAGGGCTGGATCCCGCCGTACGACGCCACCCTCACCAAGCGGCTGAAGGCCGCCGACGTCGTCATCCTCGGCAAGACCAACATGGACGAGTTCGCCATGGGGTCGTCGACGGAGAACAGCGCCTACGGACCCACCGGCAACCCCTGGGACCTCACCAGGATCCCCGGCGGCTCCGGCGGCGGTTCCTCCGCCGCGCTGGCCGCGCACATGGCGCCCCTCGCCATCGGCACCGACACCGGCGGTTCCATCCGCCAGCCGGCCTCCGTCACCGGCACGGTCGGTGTGAAGCCGACGTACGGCGCGGTCTCCCGCTACGGCATGGTCGCCTTCTCCTCCTCCCTCGACCAGGGCGGCCCCTGCGCCCGTACGGTCCTGGACGCGGCTCTGCTGCACGAGGTCATCGCCGGGCACGACCCGCTCGACTCCACCTCGATCGACGCCCCGGTCCCGGCGGTCGTCGAGGCCGCCCGCAACGGCAGCGTCGAGGGCATGCGCGTCGGTGTCGTGAAGCAGTTCCGCGGCGAGGGCTACCAGGCCGGCGTCATCCAGCGCTTCGACGAGTCCGTCGCCCTCCTCAAGGAGCTGGGCGCCGAGATCGTCGAACTGGACTGCCCGTCCTTCGACCTGGCCCTGTCGGCGTACTACCTGATCGCGCCCTCCGAGTGCTCCTCCAACCTCGCCCGCTTCGACGGCCTGCGCTACGGCCTGCGGACCGGCGACGACGGCACGCACTCCGCCGAGGAGGTCACCTCCCTCACCCGTGAGGCGGGCTTCGGCCCCGAGGTCAAGCGCCGGATCATGCTCGGCACGTACGCCCTGTCGAGCGGTTACTACGACGCCTACTACGGCTCGGCGCAGAAGGTGCGCACGCTCATCACGCGCGACTTCGAGAAGGCCTTCGAGCAGGTCGACGTGATCGTCTCCCCGACGACCCCGACCACCGCTTTCCCGATCGGCGAGCGCGCCGACGACCCGATGGCGATGTACCTGGCCGACCTCTGCACCATCCCGACCAACCTGGCGGGCAACGCGGCCATGTCGCTGCCGTGCGGTCTGGCGCCCGAGGACAACCTGCCCGTCGGTCTCCAGATCATCGCCCCGGCCCTGAAGGACGACCGCCTTTACAAGGTCGGCGCAGCCGTCGAGGCCGCCTTCGTGGAAAGGTGGGGGCACCCGCTCCTCGAGGAGGCACCGTCGCTGTGA
- the gatC gene encoding Asp-tRNA(Asn)/Glu-tRNA(Gln) amidotransferase subunit GatC, which yields MPGITREEVAHLARLARLELKPEELEHFAGQLDDIIGAVARVSEVADQDVPPTSHPLPLTNVMRADEVRPSLTPEQALSGAPAQEQQRFKVPQILGED from the coding sequence ATGCCTGGCATCACGCGCGAGGAGGTCGCCCACCTCGCACGGCTGGCGCGTCTGGAGCTGAAGCCCGAAGAGCTCGAGCACTTCGCGGGACAGCTGGACGACATCATCGGCGCGGTCGCACGCGTCAGTGAGGTCGCCGACCAAGACGTACCGCCGACCTCGCACCCGCTCCCGCTGACGAACGTCATGCGCGCGGACGAGGTCCGTCCGTCGCTCACCCCCGAGCAGGCGCTCTCCGGCGCCCCGGCCCAGGAGCAGCAGCGTTTCAAGGTGCCGCAGATCCTGGGGGAGGACTAA
- a CDS encoding bifunctional diguanylate cyclase/phosphodiesterase — protein sequence MEPTESAAPDSRLRLRRLTGAWRASRWAGRPSERPGAERRAAGQYSAAGGPGTAQLTAERAPGMPDSDPDRQLSWPALPTAVVSAAGFVLGAGFYRAFTGGHALFPSGTVGWSLAVLTGVIVGHLVALGRARWWGGTGSGAALTLAVLLLYGWVPAGMVSLTVVLLVGIARRHRWRQGILHGAVDMLGIATGALVIALFGQSPSVETPWNPDTWTFYTGPEVVLVAIAYLAVTRALGWYLHSSRHAGLPTVARTALVRQGLVAVALLGIAPLVCVVAAAKPVLLPLFAIPLIALDSTLWMARARAEEQLRDPLTGLPNRQWLLERIWSALDDAERIGARSALMLIDLDRFRSVNDTLGHLAGDRLLLQIADRLRVALPRGAEAARLGGDEFAVLLPVADSTTSATRVARNLVAALSSPLDLDGLTLVLEASAGVAVFPDHAVDAEGLLRRADVAMYQAKRDRTGVEVYESKRDSNTPDRLGLLGDLRRALDAHEVQLHYQPKVRFDGQVAGLEALVRWVHPERGKVPPDEFIAIAESSGLMPYLTEYVLDTALAQVAEWRAHGLFVPVAVNVSPRDVHTPGFAGSVAARLARHGVPAGALQLEITEHVLLEDPSRAADTLAALTGHGVKMSLDDFGTGYSSLVHLRRLPVSELKIDRSFVAKLAVDTEDAEIVRCTVDLAHSLGLLVVAEGVEDDETWERLRDMGCDAVQGWLVAAAMPPEETTAWLLARGSRGWQRPRAALPAAE from the coding sequence ATGGAACCGACCGAGAGCGCCGCCCCAGACTCACGGCTGCGCCTGCGCCGGCTCACCGGCGCATGGCGGGCGAGCCGCTGGGCCGGGCGGCCTTCGGAGCGTCCGGGCGCGGAGAGGCGCGCCGCAGGACAGTACAGCGCGGCCGGCGGCCCCGGTACGGCACAGCTCACCGCCGAGCGCGCCCCCGGTATGCCGGACTCCGACCCTGACCGACAGCTGTCCTGGCCCGCCCTGCCCACAGCGGTCGTCTCGGCGGCCGGATTCGTGCTGGGCGCGGGCTTCTACCGGGCGTTCACCGGCGGCCACGCCCTCTTCCCGTCCGGCACCGTCGGCTGGTCGCTGGCCGTGCTGACCGGCGTCATCGTCGGCCATCTGGTCGCCCTCGGCCGGGCCCGCTGGTGGGGTGGCACCGGCTCGGGCGCCGCCCTCACCCTCGCCGTCCTGCTGCTGTACGGCTGGGTGCCCGCCGGGATGGTCAGCCTCACCGTCGTCCTGCTGGTCGGCATAGCCCGGCGCCACCGCTGGCGGCAGGGCATCCTGCACGGCGCGGTGGACATGCTCGGCATAGCCACCGGCGCCCTGGTCATCGCGCTGTTCGGTCAGTCGCCGTCCGTCGAGACCCCCTGGAACCCCGACACCTGGACCTTCTACACCGGCCCCGAGGTGGTCCTGGTCGCCATCGCCTACCTCGCCGTCACCCGGGCCCTGGGCTGGTATCTGCACTCCTCCCGGCACGCCGGTCTGCCCACCGTGGCCCGCACCGCCCTGGTCAGACAGGGCCTGGTCGCGGTCGCGCTGCTCGGCATCGCCCCCCTGGTCTGCGTGGTCGCCGCCGCCAAACCCGTGCTGCTCCCGCTGTTCGCGATCCCCCTCATCGCCCTCGACTCCACGCTGTGGATGGCCCGGGCCCGCGCCGAGGAACAACTGCGCGACCCGCTGACCGGACTGCCCAACCGGCAGTGGCTCCTGGAGCGCATCTGGTCCGCCCTGGACGACGCCGAGCGCATCGGCGCCCGGTCCGCCCTGATGCTCATCGACCTCGACCGCTTCCGCTCGGTCAACGACACCCTGGGTCACCTCGCAGGTGACCGGCTGCTCCTGCAGATCGCCGACCGGCTGCGGGTCGCGCTGCCGCGCGGGGCGGAGGCGGCGCGGCTCGGCGGCGACGAGTTCGCCGTCTTACTGCCGGTCGCCGACTCCACGACCTCCGCGACCCGGGTCGCCCGCAACCTGGTCGCGGCCCTCAGCTCCCCGCTCGATCTCGACGGGCTGACCCTCGTCCTGGAGGCCAGCGCCGGGGTCGCCGTCTTCCCCGACCACGCCGTGGACGCCGAGGGACTGCTGCGGCGGGCGGACGTGGCGATGTACCAGGCCAAGCGGGACCGTACGGGCGTGGAGGTGTACGAGTCCAAGCGGGACTCCAACACCCCGGACCGGCTCGGGCTGCTCGGCGATCTGCGCCGGGCGCTGGACGCGCACGAGGTGCAGCTGCACTACCAGCCCAAGGTCCGCTTCGACGGACAGGTCGCCGGTCTGGAGGCCCTGGTGCGCTGGGTGCATCCGGAGCGCGGGAAGGTACCGCCGGACGAGTTCATCGCGATTGCCGAGTCGTCCGGACTGATGCCCTACCTCACCGAGTACGTCCTCGACACGGCTCTCGCCCAGGTCGCCGAGTGGCGGGCGCACGGCCTGTTCGTCCCGGTGGCGGTCAACGTCTCGCCGCGTGACGTCCACACCCCGGGCTTCGCCGGCTCGGTGGCCGCGCGCCTCGCCCGGCACGGCGTGCCCGCGGGAGCCCTCCAACTGGAGATCACCGAACACGTCCTCCTCGAGGACCCCTCGCGGGCCGCGGACACTCTCGCCGCACTGACCGGCCACGGCGTCAAGATGTCCCTGGACGACTTCGGCACGGGCTACTCCTCCCTGGTCCACCTGCGCCGCCTCCCCGTCAGCGAACTGAAGATCGACCGTTCGTTCGTGGCCAAGCTGGCCGTCGACACCGAGGACGCGGAGATCGTCCGCTGCACGGTCGACCTCGCGCACTCCCTGGGCCTCCTGGTCGTGGCGGAGGGTGTGGAGGACGACGAGACCTGGGAGCGGTTGCGCGACATGGGCTGCGACGCGGTACAGGGCTGGCTGGTCGCAGCCGCGATGCCCCCGGAGGAGACGACGGCGTGGCTCCTGGCCAGGGGATCGAGGGGCTGGCAGCGGCCGAGGGCCGCGCTGCCGGCAGCGGAGTGA